In Takifugu flavidus isolate HTHZ2018 chromosome 13, ASM371156v2, whole genome shotgun sequence, the following are encoded in one genomic region:
- the tmem266 gene encoding transmembrane protein 266 has protein sequence MSKPQAPPQAGASELEVISQQVEEDNQCPVQLVNFAYRDLPLAGLDVSLAGSQLISNPDEEDNREGSNWLKPCCGQRAALWQVCLLSAGFNCFLVTCVVLVGLLLTLELLIDTKLLQFSNAFQFASIIHWISLTVLSVFFAETVFRIVVLGIWDYIENKVEVFDGAVIVLSLAPMVASTVANGPSSPWDAIGLIITLRIWRVKRIIDAYVLQVRVEMELEIQQYEKAKLVREEQLDRLTQICQEQAFEIRQLRAHLAQQDLDLVAEREAAMQIHHMWGKQNSTFQEVDGLASGPSEHHRPARSREPGRPADHHSQDDMNNYISQYYSEPSSDMGIPDPARVITTAAIDVHLPNNPSHLPSSLVSADAVTSCRTFRRTGSLVSEASNATLSRSSFSRRQHSISSHTLGSNTDCSSTVREASTSTDYSDQRCYPPPYSSPLALGPQPRGSPSTVVQELLFSLSEDSCLAQKGLDPVNLKPPSPTGSTKASPELEHRVNIYNKRNQESRAGLHSKPLINLQGTEGFLEEKYKMMEPVDAPVSRLSET, from the exons GGCCCCTCCCCAGGCCGGAGcctcagagctggaggtcatttcccagcaggtggaggaggataaCCAGTGTCCCGTCCAACTGGTCAACTTTGCTTACAGGGATTTGCCACTGGCCGGCTTGGACGTCTCCCTTGCTGGATCGCAGCTCATCTCAAACCCGGATGAGGAGGACAACAGAGAGGG GTCGAACTGGCTGAAGCCATGCTGCGGGCAGAGGGCGGCGCTGTGGCAGGTCTGTCTGCTGTCGGCCGGTTTCAACTGTTTCCTGGTGACCTGTGTCGTCCTAgtggggctgctgctgactcTGGAACTGCTCATCGACaccaagctgctgcagt TCAGTAATGCGTTCCAGTTCGCCAGCATCATCCACTGGATCAGCCTGACCGTTCTCTCGGTGTTCTTCGCAGAG ACGGTGTTCAGGATCGTGGTGTTGGGGATTTGGGATTACATCGAGAACAAAGTAGAG GTGTTTGATGGAGCTGTCAtcgtcctctctctggcccCCATGGTGGCCTCCACAGTGGCCAACGGTCCCAGCAGCCCCTGGGACGCCATCGGTCTCATCATCACGCTGCGCATCTGGAGGGTCAAGAGGATTATTGATG CCTATGTTTTACAAGTGAGGGTGGAGATGGAGCTGGAGATCCAGCAGTATGAGAAGGCCAAGCTGGTGAGGGAGGAACAACTGGACCGGCTCACCCAGATCTGCCAGGAACAGGCA TTTGAAATCAGGCAGCTGAGGGCCCACTTGGCCCAGCAGGACCTGGATCTGGTTGCAGAACGTGAAGCAGCCATGCAGATTCACCACATGTGGGGGAAACAGAACAGCACTTTCCAGGAAGTGGACGGACTGGCCTCTGGGCCCTCTGAGCATCACAGGCCGGCCAGGTCCAGAGAGCCCGGGAGACCCGCAG ATCACCACAGTCAAGATGACATGAACAACTACATCAGCCAGTACTACAGTGAGCCCAGCAGCG ATATGGGGATTCCAGACCCGGCGCGTGTCATCACCACGGCGGCCATAGACGTGCATCTGCCCAACAACCCCAGCCACCTCCCCTCCTCGTTGGTGAGCGCCGACGCGGTGACGTCCTGCCGAACGTTCCGGCGCACTGGCAGTCTGGTGAGCGAGGCCTCCAACGCCACGCTGTCCCGCAGCAGCTTCAGCCGGCGGCagcacagcatcagcagccacaCCCTGGGCTCCAACACGGACTGCAGCTCCACGGTCCGTGAGGCCTCCACGTCTACAGATTACAGTGACCAGCGCTGTTACCCCCCACCCTACAGCAGCCCTCTGGCGCTAGGCCCTCAGCCGCGGGGGAGTCCCAGCACCGtggtgcaggagctgctgttctCCCTCTCAGAGGACTCCTGCCTCGCACAGAAGGGCCTTGACCCAGTCAACTTAAAACCACCCAGTCCCACCGGTTCGACCAAAGCGAGCCCCGAGCTGGAACACAGGGTCAATATCTACAACAAGAGGAACCAGGAGAGTCGGGCGGGGCTGCACTCCAAACCCCTCATCAACTTGCAGGGAACTGAGGGTTTTCTGGAAGAGAAGTACAAGATGATGGAGCCGGTCGACGCCCCGGTCAGCCGTCTGTCAGAGACGTAA